From the genome of Papaver somniferum cultivar HN1 chromosome 2, ASM357369v1, whole genome shotgun sequence, one region includes:
- the LOC113346712 gene encoding uncharacterized protein LOC113346712 isoform X1, translated as MGLTGLRPSKSKDKKDKVAKKEQKFEKKVDFYSKVKDKVASLSANKTIAKKKKLRPRQKKLKAYDLTLLTEFLPEVKNPNQQAASTSLKLDCKSRQKLVEKETKQFKTVLNNAVFQMDPLAAIQKHLENTQPPPVEKPKQKLKKNGSKKRKSKTSSMAQSMDI; from the exons ATGGGGTTGACTGGATTGAG ACCAAGTAAGTCTAAAgataaaaaagataaagttgcaaaaaaggaacaaaaatttgagaagaaagttgATTTTTATTCAA AGGTTAAAGATAAGGTTGCTTCTTTAAGTGCAAATAAGACCATTGCCAAG aagaaaaaactaCGGCCCCGACAAAAGAAATTGAAAGCATATGATCTCACCTTGCTTACCGAATTCCTACCTGAGGTGAAGAATCCCAATCAACAAGCTGCCTCGACCAGCTTGAAGCTTGATTGCAAATCGAGGCAGAAACTTGT GGAGAAGGAGACTAAGCAGTTCAAGACAGTCCTGAACAATGCTGTATTCCAAATGGATCCGTTGGCTGCCATTCAAAAGCACCTGGAGAACACTCAGCCTCCCCCAGTTGAGAAGCCTAAACAGAAGTTGAAGAAAAATGGATCGAAGAAGAGAAAGTCAAAGACTTCATCTATGGCCCAGTCTATGGATATCTGA
- the LOC113346712 gene encoding uncharacterized protein LOC113346712 isoform X2 produces the protein MGLTGLRPSKSKDKKDKVAKKEQKFEKKVDFYSKVKDKVASLSANKTIAKKKLRPRQKKLKAYDLTLLTEFLPEVKNPNQQAASTSLKLDCKSRQKLVEKETKQFKTVLNNAVFQMDPLAAIQKHLENTQPPPVEKPKQKLKKNGSKKRKSKTSSMAQSMDI, from the exons ATGGGGTTGACTGGATTGAG ACCAAGTAAGTCTAAAgataaaaaagataaagttgcaaaaaaggaacaaaaatttgagaagaaagttgATTTTTATTCAA AGGTTAAAGATAAGGTTGCTTCTTTAAGTGCAAATAAGACCATTGCCAAG aaaaaactaCGGCCCCGACAAAAGAAATTGAAAGCATATGATCTCACCTTGCTTACCGAATTCCTACCTGAGGTGAAGAATCCCAATCAACAAGCTGCCTCGACCAGCTTGAAGCTTGATTGCAAATCGAGGCAGAAACTTGT GGAGAAGGAGACTAAGCAGTTCAAGACAGTCCTGAACAATGCTGTATTCCAAATGGATCCGTTGGCTGCCATTCAAAAGCACCTGGAGAACACTCAGCCTCCCCCAGTTGAGAAGCCTAAACAGAAGTTGAAGAAAAATGGATCGAAGAAGAGAAAGTCAAAGACTTCATCTATGGCCCAGTCTATGGATATCTGA